AAATGCATGATTTCAGACGGGTTGCTTCTTTGTAGAGCCGGTTGTCAAAGCGATGGATCAAGTATGAAGAGACGGTGAAGTAATTGAAGAAACCAACTTTGAGATACTAGTCGTGGAACAAGGAAATGGCATTTTTATCTGTCTGTGCTGTCGTAGATGATTCACTAAATCAAGCATGCTGCAGTCCTTGAAAGCAGAAATATAATGGATGAACTATACTTGAGAACTAAACAAAACTCTTTTGCATCAGATTGTAGTTAAACAAAATTATTGTAGATAATTTGATATTAAATCCAACTAGTAAAATGAAAAAAAGGAGAGGTCTTGGAAAGGGAGATGGACTGTCATCTCAGGAGTATAGATTTTACAGAACTACCactattttttccatgcttgtaagACTTCTATGGCCAATGCGCTACCATTTCTTTTTTATAGATCTTTaattatattaaaaaaatatgaaaGGACTGACATTTGTTGAAACAGACATGACTTGTTTGAGCTATGCTGAGACTTGATGAAAAGACGTGTAAATGTATTTGTCTGTATGACAAGAAACTTGTTGATATGCTATCTCACATTCAGTTGTTAAGAAGACGGTCAACATCTAAATTTGTTATCGGTGTCAAATGTGcggaaaaatctgaaaaaaaaagtTGTGAGTATACATGTAAAAATGTCAGATAAGCAACTGTGTGCACGTTCTATAAGTAAGAAGTCTACATACAGTACTCTTCAGAGCATCCATACTGTACTCTCTTCAATTAGTGGAAGATGGAATTATGTTCCAGACCGAACATGTATGCATAGCACAAATGGATAATTAAAGGTACATCCTTGATCATTCTGATAAGTAATAGCTTGCGAACAGAGAAAGCTTTATTTTGGACATCCTATTTTTTGATATTTCCCGGATCCAGTCCCACAACTCTACATAGGATACATGACACTGGGCATCAACACATCATTATACCAAAACAAAGGAGAAGAATAGAAGAAGAGAAAAGGTTGATGCTCGAGTAATTACTACCTGCAGATATCACGATGAGTAATTTAGATTGTCCCTTGGTGCTcaactattactccctccgttccaaaatagatgactcaactttgtactaactttccaaaatagatgactcaactttgtactaattttaaagttagtataaaattgagtcatctattttggaacgtagGGAGTACCTTTCAACAATGGATTCATGACAAAAGATCCCTTTCCAACAGAACCAAGAGCAAAGCTGAAAAATGACAAAAACATTAAGGCCCCGTTTGAAAGCAAAGTATTTTCAAAGTATTACTAGAATACCATAGTTTTTTGAAAAACTGTAGTTTTGAATACTTTGAGGTGTTTGGCTATATCAAAAACTGTAGTTTCATAAACAATGGTATTGTTAATACAGTAGTTTTTTTTGGAGTATTAGAAAAAGAGGTCTGGACCTCTTTTTTCTCAAACGGAGGAAAAGTCGCCTGTCTCATCCGCTCGTTGACCGTTGTGCAGCTTGGTTTGTAAGCATACTAACCACACAGCAGTATGATCGTTTTCCTCTCGTCCCTGGCGgctcgaaccctagccgccgccagggagaggccgatcttccaacgccgctctccggcggctccccttcaccggcgacctcggtcgtcggtggtgagggaggtcgccggatccacgcgtgtggatcgtgTTTACTCTCTCGTAGTttaggtttttaggttgttcatcgtctttgcttcggcggcgacgatgacaacgctgaataaagattctttgGATCCTTCCCTGATGAGGTcttcggtcctatggttggggatggatttggaaaccagtctgttcaagcaaggatggcgtggcggcggcggcatcctcgcggtggacttgtgtcctcggcctccgccgttgcgacggcgtttgctccaacgtcggcgcggagcttgggaggtagtccaggagcttaTGCAGATTGtgatctgcatcgacgacatctggaagacggagcaTGTGCTGGGCTCATGGTTGGTGGATGGcagatatggtttcctccttcggcgtttTAGTCGTGGTGGGTTGCCAGATCTGAAGTTCGATGgcatgtccggggtgttgccccggtctgattcgttcaacggtaagggtttcacttttggtgagccaccttggaggtccgtaaagctgcatatcaccaatggagccgcgtcgagctcgggtcagGAGGTGCTTCGTCATTCTTTTAttcggtggctgctgtggtggtgccgaAGACAGatgacgggcgttggtgtcaagctcagagatgttctgttatcttttcagttttgtcatgtcggtctttacgtgacttgtactttgttctttatgatatgaatgagacacatattaccatgcaaaaaaaaaaccaCACAGCAGTATCCTTTCGTAGTATTTATTCATTACTCTCCATTGCCATGCACCACACTACTAGTTAAATAGGATACTGATTTCTATTCTTTGTAATGAGCTACGGCCGATCATAACTTCCTAGCTCAGCGATCAGAAGGCCATACAGCGTTGCATGCAGCCGGCCGGTCGTTAGTACACACTGATTGATCTGGTCGTGTAGCTCCGTAGGTCTAGTAAGTTGCGTGACTATCGGTCAAAATTACAGCAAAACAGCATCAGCCAAACATATCTGCAGTTTTCCTAAAACTGAGAAAATTGCAGTTTTTTAAAAACCGTAGTATTCATTGCCCACGCATTGCTATACCGAAGTTTTGAAATACTATGGTATTTTAAAAGCTGCGCCGCCAAACTAGCCCAATACGTACTTCCAGCGCCAACACAAATCACACTATTGTtggctaattttttttaaataatacatattttttattaaatttcagaaatattacaccgtaattatatttttcaaaaataatacccaGTCAGCCTACTGCTGGCCGATTGGACCCCAGTCGGCTCACTATAGGCCGATTGGATCCAGTCGGCCTGCTGCTGGCCGATAGGCCCCAGTCGGCCCACTGCTGACCGATTGGCGCCCAGTCTGCTTCCTCTAGGCCGACAGATGCATGCACCCATTTATCTTTGGAATGAATATTTGAAAATTGTTGAagaagtatttaaaaaaatgttaatcatgcatataaaaatgttagtcaagcatttgaaaaaaaatgttgaataagtatttgaaaaatgttgaaaaaatacttgtttaatatttttcaaaatacttgtttaatatttttaatatttttcaaatacttattcaacattttttttcaaatgcttgactaacatttttatatgcatgatcaaccttttttttaaatacgtttcaacatttttcaaatactcattCCAAAGATAAATGAGTGCATGCACCTGTCGGCCTAGAGGAATCAAACTGGGCGCCAATCGGCCAGCAGTGGGTGGACTGGGGCCTATCGGCCAGCAGTGGGCCGACTGGATCCAATCGGCCTACAGTGGGCCGACTGGGGTGCAATCGGCCAGCAGCAGGCTGACTGGATCCAATCGACCAACAGTAGGCCGACtgagtattatttttgaaaaatataattacggcgtaatatttctgaaatttaataaaaaatatgtattatttaaaaaaaaattagcCTATTGTTGCAGACCTTGTTCTAACTTTCAGAGTGCACTCCCATATGCGACTAATTCCAGCGATTAGATGGCAACGTAACTAAGTAAAAAAACATGACCTGGCAAACTGTAGAACCTGAATCAATCTAATGGAAACAGAGTTATATTAGCAGCAGCACAATTACTGTGATTCCGATTTCAGGCCAAAGCATTAGTAAAGTACATTACCATAATTATGCGACTGCTAACACAATTTTCAACATAAGGAAAAAGAAACAGAGATGGTGCCACTTGTGCCATTGTACATCACTCGCCGCTGGATACCAAGTGATACTACTGTCAGAGGCGCATCCTGTTGTTGATCGCTGAACGCTCTCCTAGCTTAATTCAATGCTTGGGACTACAATGATGGGAGGAGGGCGACTAAACGACTGGGAGCAGCCCGCTGTATTTCTCCGACGATGGCAAATCCACAACGATCAGTACCTGCAAGACAGGAGGCAGTAGACAAACAAACACTATTAATCAGGTGAAGAGAACGAAGAGGAATAGAAAAAGGGGGAAACTAATAAGCTGGATTAGATCCTCAACTGGGAGGCAGTATGCACATGTgtgatttatttcaaaattttctaaAACTTACGAATACAATTTTTTTGGGCCGTTTGAAATTGGGGTTCATGGTAGCTGTGTCCATCTATGTATTCTCCCTATCTATTGTATGTTTCAATCAAAGCCTGGGAGTCAGATAACAGATTAACAGGAGTACATTGGTCAAGCATGGTCGATTGACCGCATATTCCTTACCCATTTCGGAGATTCTTTTCCTTGTTATTAACAATCAAATGAACAATACAACTGCTTATAGTATCAAGGTGATGTCAGCTTGAGAAACTAACAATTGGGAACAGCACTAGTTACATCTAGATTAAAGATTACTTGCGAAAATGCAGTACAAGTGTACAACTATAAGACCATTACATGAACCTGAACCTGAACCTGAACCTAACAGTAGCATTTCTGGTAGGATTGTGTAATTCTAGAACATGAAACACACCTCTTAATTACTTGCATTTGATCGGACGGTGAAGAGAAGACTCAATGGGCGAAATCTTTGAGCACCGGAGGCCACGGCACCATCTCGTACGGATACACCTTGCTAAGCCTTCCAAGATGCCGCGGCTCGTCGGTATCGCAGCACCACAGCCTTTCCATCTCCAATGTCTCGATGTCGAAAGAAACTACCCAATCATCCATGACGAAGAAGAGCATCCTGCTGCCCTCGCAGAACCCAGCGAATCTCACACGCTTGAAGGAAGAGGAGATTTCCGTCGTGAGCTTCTCGCCGTGGAGCTCCGGGGGCAGCCACAACGGCTGCTGCGGAGTCCACTTGCTATCCGCTCCAAGAGCCCACCTCTGCACAAGAAGCGGCTTGTAGTCGTGGAACACGAAGAAGCACAGACGGCCGTCGTCAGTCTTGCCGATCCAGTGGTCGCCCTCAATCAGCCAGTCGGGACGGGCCACCGGCTCCGGCAACACGGACATTGTCATCTTGGTAGTGTCCACAACCATGATGTGCTCGTCTTGAAGGCTGTACACGACGTCTTCGACGTCCCTCGTGGGCATTGTAGTGCCGTTCCCCGCGCTGCCGGGAGCCGGTGGTCACCTTCCAGGCCGGGGGAGCGCTAGCGGAGTCGTAGACCAGAACAGCGTAGCGGCGCCACAAGTCCTCGGCGCCGCCGAAGAGCACGGCAGCGACGCGGAAACCGACGCCCTGGAGAGGAACGAAAGCGGCGCAGGCCATGTCGTACCCACTGATATTCACCGACGGCAACCGCCGGTATGGCCTCTCCAGCGGGCTGCAGAGGACGAGATTCAGCTCCCAGAACTTTTTGCTGCGCTCGCGCAGGACGAGTAGGCCGCCGCGGCCGTCGACGATGTCGACGCCGCGCTTCGACACCACACGGGGGAGGAGGCCGCCGACGTCGAGATCGACGCCGGACCCGGTGGCGACGAACGGGGGCAGCGGAGACTGGTGGTAGTTGCGGAAGAAGCCGAAGTGGCGGGGCGGGGTCGGGAGGCAGCCCGCGCGTGCGCCAGAGGAGACTATGCGGCGCCAGCGCCGGCACACCGCGGCGCAGCGGATGGTATCCGTGGGGGGCGGCAGCCGCTTGAAGACCTCAAGGAGCATGTCGTCCGGGAGCGCCGTCGCGGGGTCCTCCGGCGGCGACTTTCGCGGGCGTGTGCGTCGCGCGGAGTCGGAGGCGAccatcggacgggaacgaacacgcGCGCGTGCGCGGCGGAGGAGAGATCTGGTGGGTGGCATGGCCGGATGTTTTGGCGATCATATGGGGAATTGGTGTTTTattagatggaggcgaggaggcggcgcaTCTGGGCTTATTAGGTTGAGAACGGCGGGCGGGAATCCGGGGGTGCTGGCGGGAAGCCCTTTCGGCTTTGGAAAATTGGAATTtttttgtcgttgttgttgttgttgagaatCGGCTCTGGAAAATTGGAAATGCTGTTTCTACCGATAATCCTAGACGCGTGGATAATTACGGGCTCTTACAGATCCTCAACGCTAATTAATCTCAGGACCCACACAGGAGTCTTTTTCTGTTGACGTGCGCGAGATAGAAGCGAACCGCTCCATTCTATTGGAGACGACGGAAGCGACAGTTCCTGCCTATCTTTGAACGCCGGTGAGGCGCGGATCTCCACCCCTCTCCGTCCGCTGCTccggcggctggtggagaggggtgGGCTCGTGTTTTCTTCCCGTTGTTTCATTGATTTAGGGCATCGTCTTCGTCTAATAGAGCCAATTTGCTGAGATTGGTGTTGCGTCAAATAATGTCGCCTCGGTCTCTTCCTCACCACAGCGACGGTCGTTCCGACGACGCCGCTGAGCCGATGGTCTAGTCTGCTTGCCGTTCGTTCGGACCGTTGGGCCTTATGTTTCTTGTGTTTGGCGGTTGTCGTCTCTCATGGCGGCGTTGACAAGTGGGATAGATTGATGTTGGTACAAAGTTGGTGGCCAGACGACTGCAGATTTAGCgttcttccccgacgacgacggCGGAATGCGTCAGATCTGGATCCAGGTGGGCGTGTGGCACATCCTCGGTTGACATGCCACATCGTCAAGCGCCTGTTCTACAGCTCTGGTCTTCGACTCACAACGCCTACAAAGCTATGGCGCTACCCTGGATTTTGGTTTGCTGGTGCTCTGCCTCTTCCCCAGATGTGCgtctcgacggcgttggtggttggCGGCGATTTTAGATTTGGTTGTTTGCAGGGACTTCAATAGATTTATTTCTAATATTCTTTCGTTTGGAGTTCTTTTCACAAAGTTTCCTGGACACCTGTCATCTCTCGGTCTTTCTGGTAGCTTCTGCATGTATGTGTGCAATTGTACTTGCTTTACGTATTAACTAgttgaacgcccgtgcgttgccacggcaaAAAAAAACAATGCTTGAACATATATTCTAATTAAAAAAAGTGTGATGTAATCAAATGTAGTTCTTCCATACAGCAACAAAATCATTCTTTGACCCCGCTCATTTCCCCCTCGGCAATTTTCATATCTCGTTATCGGCCATCTCCTTGCAAGAAGATAATTAAAGCGCAATCTTTCTTTCTCCCCTACCCTTCTTCCTTCCACCTTCATTATCGTCACCATCTCTAAGCACTGCTTATAAATCCCGTACTGGTACAAAATATTATTATTTCATCAAAGATTCTTGTGATGCTCTTTTTGACGGTCAGTAATTTGAATAGGCGCATGCGAGAGATGGGACTCTCGAAGAGGTACGCGAAGAGGGTGACNNNNNNNNNNNNNNNNNNNNNNNNNNNNNNNNNNNNNNNNNNNNNNNNNNNNNNNNNNNNNNNNNNNNNNNNNNNNNNNNNNNNNNNNNNNNNNNNNNNNNNNNNNNNNNNNNNNNNNNNNNNNNNNNNNNNNNNNNNNNNNNNNNNNNNNNNNNNNNNNNNNNNNNNNNNNNNNNNNNNNNNNNNNNNNNNNNNNNNNNNNNNNNNNNNNNNNNNNNNNNNNNNNNNNNNNNNNNNNNNNNNNNNNNNNNNNNNNNNNNNNNNNNNNNNNNNNNNNNNNNNNNNNNNNNNNNNNNNNNNNNNNNNNNNNNNNNNNNNNNNNNNNNNNNNNNNNNNNNNNNNNNNNNNNNNNNNCGTGGGAGATACCCTAGCGCTGCCGGCGGgcttcccctcctcctccctcctctcccttgcCGCCGCCAGAGAGGGCGCGCCGGGCgaagcctagtaggcgctggtggcGGCGGGGCTGCCTTGTCTCCTTAGCCAGGGCCTTCGGCGCGGGTTGAGGAGGCTGCCTGGGATGTGGCGCTGGCGGCGGGCGCGACAGCGCGGCGACGAGCTAGAGCCTGCTGGCGGCGGCTTCTGGCGGCGGCGTGACCGGCACGGAGGTGGCGGGTGTGCCTTGGTCGCTATCGTGGTC
Above is a window of Triticum dicoccoides isolate Atlit2015 ecotype Zavitan chromosome 5B, WEW_v2.0, whole genome shotgun sequence DNA encoding:
- the LOC119305206 gene encoding uncharacterized protein LOC119305206, with product MPPTRSLLRRARARVRSRPMVASDSARRTRPRKSPPEDPATALPDDMLLEVFKRLPPPTDTIRCAAVCRRWRRIVSSGARAGCLPTPPRHFGFFRNYHQSPLPPFVATGSGVDLDVGGLLPRVVSKRGVDIVDGRGGLLVLRERSKKFWELNLVLCSPLERPYRRLPSVNISGYDMACAAFVPLQGVGFRVAAVLFGGAEDLWRRYAVLVYDSASAPPAWKVTTGSRQRGERHYNAHEGRRRRRVQPSRRAHHGCGHYQDDNVRVAGAGGPSRLAD